A single region of the Neodiprion pinetum isolate iyNeoPine1 chromosome 5, iyNeoPine1.2, whole genome shotgun sequence genome encodes:
- the LOC124219366 gene encoding uncharacterized protein isoform X1, producing MGDDKEAEEAIKAFQLVEFDPPNRKQKRGTIECVPSTWISYNPSTGRCQCKFMPPPYSVEDSELLCWLVKEQSPLQESWPVYPITLKGHATTYDDAMKRLKVLADKKFVYTEDGTLPEKKSEAAKKAYQRIKVKGDKAIAEKLMQVQPINTSRNDDYASNVDSSFETSDPIPCINSIKAKKKNTKLKNMTETDNESTADENSNVIKPRKKPKQKSKQEHASSTGKNHVQEIERKLSKRSSREVSKSTKNVPKENSSELNQRDCDILSGLRYDVQMLTKAIDKLKAIVEKSALAMDAHGANVQSFTTQYDLNLPVTTLKDFDAFDEKLKADKKFRKEFTSTLHFVFDHNATLPKNVTALLKKNISRDVALNFNAVKAGMDKRIFKETQLCGILLDVLLLKYKEGAQGSMTHVTEKSVYRELGNCLSNAVDWDGHRKSRLKKKAAKSTTIAAVQSVCVNVHCSGTSMESLSRKSTDKSS from the exons ATGGGAGATGATAAAGAGGCAGAAGAGGCCATCAAGGCTTTTCAATTAGTCGAATTCGATCCACCtaatagaaaacaaaaacgagGCACGATAGAATGCGTACCATCGACTTGGATTTCCTATAACCCATCGACTGGCAGATGCCAATGCAAATTCATGCCACCTCCGTATTCAGTAGAGGACTCTGAACTTTTGTGTTGGCTCGTCAAAGAACAAAGCCCTCTACAAGAATCTTGGCCTGTCTACCCAATAACACTCAAGGGACATGCGA cAACTTATGATGATGCAATGAAACGTCTCAAAGTATTAGCAGACAAGAAATTTGTATACACAGAGGATGGAACGTtaccagaaaaaaaatcagaggcAGCTAAAAAAGCATATCAGAGAATCAAAGTCAAAGGCGATAAAGCAATTGCTGAAAAGTTGATGCAAGTGCAACCCATTAACACCTCCAGGAATGACGATTATGCATCAAATGTAGact CATCCTTTGAAACATCTGACCCAATTCCTTGTATTAACAGCATCAAggccaagaaaaaaaatacaaaacttaaaaatatgacagaaactgacaatgagtcaaCAGCTGATGAAAACAGCAATGTGATCAAACCCAGAAAAAAACcgaagcaaaaatcaaaacaagAACATGCTTCCTCTACCGGCAAAAACCACGTTCAAG aaattgaacgaaaactGAGCAAAAGATCATCACGTGAAGTGTCAAAATCCACAAAAAATGTGCCTAAAGAAAATAGCTCTGAACTGAATCAGAGAGATTGTGATATCCTTAGCGGACTGAGATACGATGTTCAAATGCTAACCAAAGCCATCGACAAACTCAAGGCCATCGTTGAAAAATCGGCCTTAGCGATGGATGCTCATGGGGCAAATGTCCAAAGTTTTACGACACAATATGATCTGAACCTGCCTGTAACGACTTTGAAGGACTTTGACGCATTCGACGAGAAATTAAAAGCtgacaaaaaatttcgtaaagaattc ACTAGTACATTGCATTTCGTTTTCGACCACAATGCAACCTTACCAAAAAATGTGAcggcattattgaaaaaaaatatttcacgggATGTGGCCTTGAATTTCAACGCAGTGAAGGCTGGCATGGATAAACGCATTTTCAAAGAGACACAACTTTGTGGAATATTGCTGG ATGTGCTTTTGTTGAAATACAAAGAGGGAGCGCAGGGATCAATGACACATGTAACTGAAAAGAGTGTTTATCGAGAACTCGGTAACTGCCTGAGTAATGCCGTCGATTGGGATGGGCATCGTAAATCTCGACTAAAGAAAAAAGCTGCAAAGAGTACTACAATCGCTGCAGTCCAATCAGTTTGTGTCAATGTACATTGCAGCGGCACCAGCATGGAATCGTTGTCTCGTAAATCCACAGACAAATCTTCTTAG
- the LOC124219366 gene encoding uncharacterized protein isoform X2 has product MGDDKEAEEAIKAFQLVEFDPPNRKQKRGTIECVPSTWISYNPSTGRCQCKFMPPPYSVEDSELLCWLVKEQSPLQESWPVYPITLKGHATTYDDAMKRLKVLADKKFVYTEDGTLPEKKSEAAKKAYQRIKVKGDKAIAEKLMQVQPINTSRNDDYASNVDSSFETSDPIPCINSIKAKKKNTKLKNMTETDNESTADENSNVIKPRKKPKQKSKQEHASSTGKNHVQEIERKLSKRSSREVSKSTKNVPKENSSELNQRDCDILSGLRYDVQMLTKAIDKLKAIVEKSALAMDAHGANVQSFTTQYDLNLPVTTLKDFDAFDEKLKADKKFRKEFMCFC; this is encoded by the exons ATGGGAGATGATAAAGAGGCAGAAGAGGCCATCAAGGCTTTTCAATTAGTCGAATTCGATCCACCtaatagaaaacaaaaacgagGCACGATAGAATGCGTACCATCGACTTGGATTTCCTATAACCCATCGACTGGCAGATGCCAATGCAAATTCATGCCACCTCCGTATTCAGTAGAGGACTCTGAACTTTTGTGTTGGCTCGTCAAAGAACAAAGCCCTCTACAAGAATCTTGGCCTGTCTACCCAATAACACTCAAGGGACATGCGA cAACTTATGATGATGCAATGAAACGTCTCAAAGTATTAGCAGACAAGAAATTTGTATACACAGAGGATGGAACGTtaccagaaaaaaaatcagaggcAGCTAAAAAAGCATATCAGAGAATCAAAGTCAAAGGCGATAAAGCAATTGCTGAAAAGTTGATGCAAGTGCAACCCATTAACACCTCCAGGAATGACGATTATGCATCAAATGTAGact CATCCTTTGAAACATCTGACCCAATTCCTTGTATTAACAGCATCAAggccaagaaaaaaaatacaaaacttaaaaatatgacagaaactgacaatgagtcaaCAGCTGATGAAAACAGCAATGTGATCAAACCCAGAAAAAAACcgaagcaaaaatcaaaacaagAACATGCTTCCTCTACCGGCAAAAACCACGTTCAAG aaattgaacgaaaactGAGCAAAAGATCATCACGTGAAGTGTCAAAATCCACAAAAAATGTGCCTAAAGAAAATAGCTCTGAACTGAATCAGAGAGATTGTGATATCCTTAGCGGACTGAGATACGATGTTCAAATGCTAACCAAAGCCATCGACAAACTCAAGGCCATCGTTGAAAAATCGGCCTTAGCGATGGATGCTCATGGGGCAAATGTCCAAAGTTTTACGACACAATATGATCTGAACCTGCCTGTAACGACTTTGAAGGACTTTGACGCATTCGACGAGAAATTAAAAGCtgacaaaaaatttcgtaaagaattc ATGTGCTTTTGTTGA
- the LOC124219365 gene encoding uncharacterized protein isoform X1, with protein sequence MNNIIEKRRRTRDRVRRHRFVHQNTIVPQNHPLNDDSDSDINSETECVSDQENSNRSEEDVSEGGISEQLLEHSQSEIDEENGDSGDGSQIDHEESVSSASVIDENSDIGSSINEATDDSLNERNEAEEIRKWAIKEHLSHSQLDGLLVILRRRLLPELPKTAKTFLRTSAVAYDIQDMEDYDGNMGQFVYFGIAERLRACVNEEVHIGNEILIQVNVDGLPLFKSSNTQLWPILCKVVHEPDIYEPVPVAIYAGSTKPKRVDEFLDEFIEEMNQLSANGIDINGRLFQVKIQSFICDTPARSFLKCVKGHTGYYACERCTVRGCRPGRSTVFPDADCPERSAEDFNRQRQREHHNSVSPLLRLRPAVNLVLLFILDFLHLACHGVMKKLLKDFWLLGNLHLRLGRRSRIELSRRMEYLKILVTSEFQRKPRSVAFIAKWKATEFRFFLLYCGVVVLKGILNNRLYKHFLLFHAACRILCCEDLALRYNRFAKKYLRSFFLVMRQYYGPDSQIMNLHNLIHMADDAKNMKCSLTKITTFPFENALGHIKKLVHSPNRPLAQICRRLNEKFSIKNHKATLPQYVEILKENSDIPNCRMNHKAISKLKFKGKYILSVKAPDNVVLLKNGTILEINLMSYPDDNLEDVTIIGKKWKIKESLYMYPCDSRVLEEWVLEDRSSATTITCPIDQIKRKMIILRLPGREKTYGISLLH encoded by the exons ATGAATAACATAATTGAAAAACGACGACGAACACGCGACCGTGTGCGAAGGCATCGTTTCGTTCATCAAAACACTATTGTGCCACAGAACCATCCGCTAAATGATGACAGTGACTCTGACATCAACTCCGAAACTGAAT GTGTCAGTGATCAAGAAAATAGTAATAGGTCTGAAGAAGATGTATCCGAGGGTGGTATTTCTGAACAATTACTTGAACATAGCCAAAGTGAGATCGACGAAGAGAATGGTGACTCAGGTGACGGTTCTCAGATAGACCACGAAGAAAGTGTATCATCAGCCAGTGTCATTGATGAAAACAGTGATATCGGCTCATCTATAAATGAAGCGACTGACGATAGTTTGAATGAACGAAATGAAGCTgaggaaattcgaaaatggGCAATAAAAGAACACCTTAGTCATTCTCAATTGGATGGGCTTTTGGTGATTTTGAGGAGAAGATTGCTGCCTGAACTTCCAAAGACAGCAAAAACATTTCTACGTACATCGGCAGTGGCCTATGATATACAAGACATGGAAGATTATGATGGAAATATGGGACAATTCGTGTACTTTGGTATTGCTGAAAGGCTTCGAGCCTGTGTCAATGAAGAAGTGCACATaggtaatgaaattttgatcCAAGTTAATGTCGACGGACTGCCTCTCTTTAAATCAAGTAACACTCAACTGTGGCCCATTTTGTGTAAAGTTGTCCACGAACCAGACATATACGAGCCGGTGCCTGTAGCTATATACGCAGGTTCTACAAAACCAAAAAGAGTTGATGAGTTCTTGGATGAGTTCATTGAGGAAATGAACCAACTATCAGCGAATGGTATTGACATTAATGGCAGACTGtttcaagtaaaaattcaaagtttcaTATGTGATACGCCAGCTAGGTCTTTCCTCAAATGTGTTAAGGGTCATACTGGATATTATGCGTGTGAAAGGTGTACCGTGAGAGGATGCAGACCTGGCAGATCTACTGTATTTCCTGATGCGGATTGTCCTGAACGAAGTGCTGAGGACTTTAATAGACAAAGGCAGCGAGAGCATCACAATAGTGTTTCGCCATTGCTACGTTTAAGACCTGCAGTAAACTTGGTCTTGTTATTTATTCTCGATTTCTTGCACTTAGCTTGTCATGGTGTGATGAAGAAACTTTTGAAAGACTTTTGGCTTTTAGGCAATCTCCATCTCAGACTAGGCCGCAGAAGTCGAATCGAACTGTCTCGCAGAATggagtatttaaaaattctggTAACTTCTGAATTTCAACGTAAACCACGGTCCGTAGCGTTTATAGCAAAGTGGAAGGCCACCGAGTTtagattttttctattatattgtGGAGTTGTAGTCTTGAAGGGTATTTTGAACAATAGACtatataaacattttttattatttcatgcGGCATGCAGAATTTTATGCTGCGAAGATCTAGCCCTCAGGTACAACAGGTTTGCAAAGAAGTATCTCAGAAGTTTTTTCTTAGTTATGCGCCAATATTATGGCCCAGATTCGCAAATCATGAACCTTCATAACTTAATTCATATGGCCGATGATGCTAAGAACATGAAGTGCTCCCTTACAAAGATAACTACATTTCCTTTTGAAAATGCACTCGGTCACATAAAAAAGTTAGTCCATTCGCCAAATCGACCATTGGCTCAAATCTGTCGCCGCTTGAATgagaaattttcgataaaaaatcataaagcAACTCTACCCCAGTATGTAGAGATACTCAAGGAGAATAGTGATATCCCAAATTGTAGGATGAATCACAAAGCGATATCGAAACTGAAATTCAAAGGGAAATATATACTTTCGGTCAAGGCTCCCGATAATGTAGTTCTTCTTAAAAATGGCACTATTCTCGAAATAAATCTTATGTCGTACCCTGATGACAATCTAGAAGACGTGacaattattggaaaaaaatggaaaatcaaAGAGTCGCTGTATATGTATCCGTGTGATTCGAGAGTGCTGGAAGAATGGGTGCTTGAAGACAGATCATCTGCAACTACAATTACGTGCCCTATTGATCAAATCAAACgcaaaatgataatattacgTTTGCCTGGAAGAGAGAAAACATATGGAATATCTCTATTACATTAA
- the LOC124219365 gene encoding uncharacterized protein isoform X3 yields the protein MNNIIEKRRRTRDRVRRHRFVHQNTIVPQNHPLNDDSDSDINSETECVSDQENSNRSEEDVSEGGISEQLLEHSQSEIDEENGDSGDGSQIDHEESVSSASVIDENSDIGSSINEATDDSLNERNEAEEIRKWAIKEHLSHSQLDGLLVILRRRLLPELPKTAKTFLRTSAVAYDIQDMEDYDGNMGQFVYFGIAERLRACVNEEVHIGNEILIQVNVDGLPLFKSSNTQLWPILCKVVHEPDIYEPVPVAIYAGSTKPKRVDEFLDEFIEEMNQLSANGSYWILCV from the exons ATGAATAACATAATTGAAAAACGACGACGAACACGCGACCGTGTGCGAAGGCATCGTTTCGTTCATCAAAACACTATTGTGCCACAGAACCATCCGCTAAATGATGACAGTGACTCTGACATCAACTCCGAAACTGAAT GTGTCAGTGATCAAGAAAATAGTAATAGGTCTGAAGAAGATGTATCCGAGGGTGGTATTTCTGAACAATTACTTGAACATAGCCAAAGTGAGATCGACGAAGAGAATGGTGACTCAGGTGACGGTTCTCAGATAGACCACGAAGAAAGTGTATCATCAGCCAGTGTCATTGATGAAAACAGTGATATCGGCTCATCTATAAATGAAGCGACTGACGATAGTTTGAATGAACGAAATGAAGCTgaggaaattcgaaaatggGCAATAAAAGAACACCTTAGTCATTCTCAATTGGATGGGCTTTTGGTGATTTTGAGGAGAAGATTGCTGCCTGAACTTCCAAAGACAGCAAAAACATTTCTACGTACATCGGCAGTGGCCTATGATATACAAGACATGGAAGATTATGATGGAAATATGGGACAATTCGTGTACTTTGGTATTGCTGAAAGGCTTCGAGCCTGTGTCAATGAAGAAGTGCACATaggtaatgaaattttgatcCAAGTTAATGTCGACGGACTGCCTCTCTTTAAATCAAGTAACACTCAACTGTGGCCCATTTTGTGTAAAGTTGTCCACGAACCAGACATATACGAGCCGGTGCCTGTAGCTATATACGCAGGTTCTACAAAACCAAAAAGAGTTGATGAGTTCTTGGATGAGTTCATTGAGGAAATGAACCAACTATCAGCGAATG GGTCATACTGGATATTATGCGTGTGA
- the LOC124219365 gene encoding uncharacterized protein isoform X2 codes for MNNIIEKRRRTRDRVRRHRFVHQNTIVPQNHPLNDDSDSDINSETECVSDQENSNRSEEDVSEGGISEQLLEHSQSEIDEENGDSGDGSQIDHEESVSSASVIDENSDIGSSINEATDDSLNERNEAEEIRKWAIKEHLSHSQLDGLLVILRRRLLPELPKTAKTFLRTSAVAYDIQDMEDYDGNMGQFVYFGIAERLRACVNEEVHIVVHEPDIYEPVPVAIYAGSTKPKRVDEFLDEFIEEMNQLSANGIDINGRLFQVKIQSFICDTPARSFLKCVKGHTGYYACERCTVRGCRPGRSTVFPDADCPERSAEDFNRQRQREHHNSVSPLLRLRPAVNLVLLFILDFLHLACHGVMKKLLKDFWLLGNLHLRLGRRSRIELSRRMEYLKILVTSEFQRKPRSVAFIAKWKATEFRFFLLYCGVVVLKGILNNRLYKHFLLFHAACRILCCEDLALRYNRFAKKYLRSFFLVMRQYYGPDSQIMNLHNLIHMADDAKNMKCSLTKITTFPFENALGHIKKLVHSPNRPLAQICRRLNEKFSIKNHKATLPQYVEILKENSDIPNCRMNHKAISKLKFKGKYILSVKAPDNVVLLKNGTILEINLMSYPDDNLEDVTIIGKKWKIKESLYMYPCDSRVLEEWVLEDRSSATTITCPIDQIKRKMIILRLPGREKTYGISLLH; via the exons ATGAATAACATAATTGAAAAACGACGACGAACACGCGACCGTGTGCGAAGGCATCGTTTCGTTCATCAAAACACTATTGTGCCACAGAACCATCCGCTAAATGATGACAGTGACTCTGACATCAACTCCGAAACTGAAT GTGTCAGTGATCAAGAAAATAGTAATAGGTCTGAAGAAGATGTATCCGAGGGTGGTATTTCTGAACAATTACTTGAACATAGCCAAAGTGAGATCGACGAAGAGAATGGTGACTCAGGTGACGGTTCTCAGATAGACCACGAAGAAAGTGTATCATCAGCCAGTGTCATTGATGAAAACAGTGATATCGGCTCATCTATAAATGAAGCGACTGACGATAGTTTGAATGAACGAAATGAAGCTgaggaaattcgaaaatggGCAATAAAAGAACACCTTAGTCATTCTCAATTGGATGGGCTTTTGGTGATTTTGAGGAGAAGATTGCTGCCTGAACTTCCAAAGACAGCAAAAACATTTCTACGTACATCGGCAGTGGCCTATGATATACAAGACATGGAAGATTATGATGGAAATATGGGACAATTCGTGTACTTTGGTATTGCTGAAAGGCTTCGAGCCTGTGTCAATGAAGAAGTGCACATag TTGTCCACGAACCAGACATATACGAGCCGGTGCCTGTAGCTATATACGCAGGTTCTACAAAACCAAAAAGAGTTGATGAGTTCTTGGATGAGTTCATTGAGGAAATGAACCAACTATCAGCGAATGGTATTGACATTAATGGCAGACTGtttcaagtaaaaattcaaagtttcaTATGTGATACGCCAGCTAGGTCTTTCCTCAAATGTGTTAAGGGTCATACTGGATATTATGCGTGTGAAAGGTGTACCGTGAGAGGATGCAGACCTGGCAGATCTACTGTATTTCCTGATGCGGATTGTCCTGAACGAAGTGCTGAGGACTTTAATAGACAAAGGCAGCGAGAGCATCACAATAGTGTTTCGCCATTGCTACGTTTAAGACCTGCAGTAAACTTGGTCTTGTTATTTATTCTCGATTTCTTGCACTTAGCTTGTCATGGTGTGATGAAGAAACTTTTGAAAGACTTTTGGCTTTTAGGCAATCTCCATCTCAGACTAGGCCGCAGAAGTCGAATCGAACTGTCTCGCAGAATggagtatttaaaaattctggTAACTTCTGAATTTCAACGTAAACCACGGTCCGTAGCGTTTATAGCAAAGTGGAAGGCCACCGAGTTtagattttttctattatattgtGGAGTTGTAGTCTTGAAGGGTATTTTGAACAATAGACtatataaacattttttattatttcatgcGGCATGCAGAATTTTATGCTGCGAAGATCTAGCCCTCAGGTACAACAGGTTTGCAAAGAAGTATCTCAGAAGTTTTTTCTTAGTTATGCGCCAATATTATGGCCCAGATTCGCAAATCATGAACCTTCATAACTTAATTCATATGGCCGATGATGCTAAGAACATGAAGTGCTCCCTTACAAAGATAACTACATTTCCTTTTGAAAATGCACTCGGTCACATAAAAAAGTTAGTCCATTCGCCAAATCGACCATTGGCTCAAATCTGTCGCCGCTTGAATgagaaattttcgataaaaaatcataaagcAACTCTACCCCAGTATGTAGAGATACTCAAGGAGAATAGTGATATCCCAAATTGTAGGATGAATCACAAAGCGATATCGAAACTGAAATTCAAAGGGAAATATATACTTTCGGTCAAGGCTCCCGATAATGTAGTTCTTCTTAAAAATGGCACTATTCTCGAAATAAATCTTATGTCGTACCCTGATGACAATCTAGAAGACGTGacaattattggaaaaaaatggaaaatcaaAGAGTCGCTGTATATGTATCCGTGTGATTCGAGAGTGCTGGAAGAATGGGTGCTTGAAGACAGATCATCTGCAACTACAATTACGTGCCCTATTGATCAAATCAAACgcaaaatgataatattacgTTTGCCTGGAAGAGAGAAAACATATGGAATATCTCTATTACATTAA